The following are encoded in a window of Hippoglossus stenolepis isolate QCI-W04-F060 chromosome 10, HSTE1.2, whole genome shotgun sequence genomic DNA:
- the LOC118116281 gene encoding transmembrane protein 179, with protein MALDNLIFAQCILYFLAFVFGFIAVVPLSENTEDFGGRCLLFTRGMWQNENITVSKQRFIVEEWGPESSCSFITFVGIASLILSAVQAWRLLFFLCKGHDDSLFNAFLNLLISSLVVFTVFLSSTIVSVGFNLWCDSITEGGTMPSSCEDLQDTDLELGLNNSAFYDQFAIAQFGLWAAWLTWLGISVMAFLKVYHNYRQEDLLDSLIHEKDLLLGRSARHSSDLKTGMI; from the exons ATGGCCCTCGATAATCTCATCTTCGCCCAGTGCATCCTCTACTTCTTAGCCTTCGTGTTCGGCTTCATCGCCGTGGTGCCTCTGTCGGAGAACACGGAGGACTTCGGCGGGAGGTGCCTGCTGTTCACGCGGGGGATGTGGCAGAACGAGAACATCACGGTGTCCAAGCAGCGCTTCATCGTGGAGGAGTGGGGACCcgagtcctcctgcagcttcatcaCCTTCGTCGGGATCGCGTCCCTCATCCTGTCCGCGGTGCAGGCGTGGAGGCTGCTCTTCTTCCTGTGCAAAGGACACGACGA CTCCCTCTTCAACGCCTTCCTCAACCTGCTGATCAGCTCCCTGGTGGTGTTCACAGTCTTCCTGTCCAGCACCATCGTCAGCGTGGGCTTCAACCTGTGGTGCGACTCCATCACCGAGGGGGGGACCATGCCCAGCAG CTGCGAGGACCTGCAGGACACTGATCTAGAACTTGGCCTGAACAACTCTGCTTTTTATGACCAGTTTGCTATAGCTCAG tttgGCCTGTGGGCTGCCTGGCTCACCTGGCTGGGCATCTCAGTGATGGCGTTCCTCAAGGTTTACCACAACTACAGACAAGAGGACCTGCTCGACAGCCTGATCCACGAGAAGGACTTGCTGCTCGGCCGCTCCGCGCGCCACAGCTCCGACCTCAAGACCGGCATgatctag